From the Candidatus Thermoplasmatota archaeon genome, one window contains:
- a CDS encoding PQQ-binding-like beta-propeller repeat protein codes for MFHHDARHTGSSQSNAPNTNHSIWKLSLEKEITSAITIFENKIYLGSVDKKVYCIDALGDGSGATKIIWTFLTNGIIRSTPAIANGKLYVGSEDKYLYCLDATGNDNGTTTLFWKYQCGDSIVSSPVVTDRFVFIGSSDKKIYCFNATTGDIVWSYQTGGNIKSSPAVDNDRLIVLADNKRLFCFDADPSDGIDEGVDDPDNASYDLIWRKTLSVTIFSAEPSPIIYNEKIYLGTGFRLFSFDLQTGNILWQVTDLPITITRTPTIYQNRLYVTTFSDKNQTLCFDSDPFDDGIDEGIPDPEECEYDLIWIYDTQTGNTVMSSPISADGKIYFGSRDSFMYCLNASDKSLIWKYKTKDPIETSSPAIAQKVLVFSSNTTLYCFADNSPPYKPQTPGGPTIGFTNYEYQYTASTEDPDHDQLWYNFSWGDGTSSGWIGPVAQNTPISATHSWKNPGTFYVRAKAKDQYETSQSSERLKVIIVDPPNLNIDSVTGGKGVSININNTGNGPATNVTVSIHITGGVFVYPRNTSIFLNMIGSHEEIDVIVSIFGFGLGLCTPLPIITITVTCDQGITTNKTVNAQILFNTVRIK; via the coding sequence ATGTTTCACCATGATGCACGCCATACCGGAAGTTCACAATCCAACGCTCCAAACACGAATCATTCGATATGGAAACTATCTCTTGAAAAAGAAATTACTTCAGCGATCACGATTTTTGAAAATAAAATCTACTTGGGATCAGTAGACAAAAAAGTATATTGCATTGATGCTCTCGGTGACGGCAGTGGGGCAACAAAGATTATTTGGACTTTTTTAACCAACGGAATTATACGATCGACGCCAGCAATTGCTAACGGAAAACTGTATGTCGGCTCCGAGGATAAATATCTATACTGTCTTGATGCAACAGGAAACGACAACGGAACCACAACACTTTTCTGGAAGTATCAATGTGGGGACAGTATCGTTTCCTCACCAGTGGTCACAGATAGATTTGTTTTTATTGGATCATCAGATAAAAAAATATACTGTTTTAATGCAACAACCGGCGATATTGTATGGAGTTACCAAACAGGTGGAAATATTAAGTCATCACCAGCTGTTGATAATGATCGTTTAATCGTTTTAGCAGACAATAAACGATTGTTTTGTTTTGATGCTGATCCTTCAGACGGAATTGATGAAGGAGTTGATGATCCCGATAATGCATCATATGATCTTATTTGGAGAAAAACACTGAGTGTAACCATTTTTTCTGCAGAACCATCACCGATTATTTATAATGAAAAAATATATCTTGGAACTGGATTTCGATTGTTTTCATTTGATCTACAAACAGGAAATATCCTCTGGCAGGTCACTGATTTACCAATCACCATAACACGAACCCCGACAATCTACCAGAATAGATTATATGTTACAACATTTTCTGATAAAAATCAGACACTTTGTTTTGATTCAGATCCTTTTGATGATGGTATCGATGAGGGAATACCTGATCCGGAAGAATGCGAATACGATCTTATCTGGATTTATGATACTCAAACTGGAAATACCGTCATGTCATCTCCCATTAGTGCAGATGGTAAAATATATTTTGGTTCCAGAGATTCTTTTATGTATTGTTTGAACGCATCAGACAAGTCTTTAATTTGGAAATATAAAACAAAAGATCCAATTGAAACATCATCTCCAGCAATTGCACAAAAAGTACTGGTTTTTAGTTCAAATACTACTCTTTATTGTTTTGCAGATAACAGCCCCCCATACAAGCCCCAAACACCAGGAGGACCAACTATAGGTTTTACGAATTATGAGTATCAATACACCGCGAGTACTGAAGATCCTGATCATGATCAACTTTGGTATAATTTTTCATGGGGTGACGGTACCTCCAGTGGTTGGATTGGCCCTGTTGCTCAAAACACACCGATCTCAGCAACTCATTCTTGGAAAAATCCTGGAACATTCTATGTACGGGCAAAAGCAAAAGATCAATATGAAACAAGTCAGAGCTCTGAACGGTTAAAAGTAATCATTGTAGATCCTCCGAATTTAAACATTGATTCAGTTACTGGCGGTAAAGGTGTTTCAATAAACATCAATAACACAGGTAATGGCCCTGCTACTAATGTAACAGTCTCCATCCATATAACCGGGGGTGTTTTTGTTTACCCAAGAAATACCTCAATATTTTTGAATATGATTGGATCGCATGAAGAAATAGATGTCATAGTATCAATCTTTGGGTTTGGCTTAGGATTATGTACACCATTACCGATCATAACTATAACGGTAACTTGTGATCAAGGAATCACGACTAATAAAACAGTAAATGCGCAGATATTATTCAATACAG